The segment CTGCTTCGGGTTCGGTGAGACCACATCGTCTGCACGACGGTCTGCAGGGCGTTCAAGCCTTCGCGCTGATGGCTGAGCAGCATCTCCTCGTCGTGGGTATTGCCCAGCGTGACATCTATCCAGATAGAAGGTTCTTCGTCGCTGTTGGCTGGGACGACGCTGTGCGCTTTCACGTCATAGTGCTTCATTCCCATGCGCCGCAAGATGTCGCGCACCAACGTGAGCGCAAGTTCCTCGCCCTCGATTTTGGGCGCAACGGCTGCCTCAGGCGGAGGCGGTGCAACGGCCGATGACTCGACCGCCTGCGGCGCAGCGGGAGGCAGCCCTTCCGCCGCAGGGGAAGGGGGCGCGGCATCAGCAACAGGCGGCGTGACGGCAGCCGGAGCCGCCGTCTGTTGCATTTCGAGCTCAGCAAACGGCGTCAAGCGCACGCGGGCCGGCTTTGCGCCGATCCCCAGCACGCCACGGTTGCCTTCGTCAAGCACTTCGATCTTGACCTCAGCGCGGATGAGGTTGAGCTGCTGCAAACCTTGCGCGATTGCGCTCTCGACGTCGGGGGCTGAAACTTCGATTGCGGGCATCTTTCGGCAAGTTCAATGTAGCCAGATTAGGGGTGCCGCGACGTGGTCGTCGCCTTGCTGACGTTGCTGTCGCCCTTGGCGCCGCCCTTCGAGGCCGCAGCGGAGCGGTTCACTCGACCGGTAGATTTGGCCTTCACTTTGGACTTGGGCGGCTCAAAGAGCGGCTTTTCGGCAGCCTCTGCCTTGGCGGCTGACGCTGCGTTGACGGCGACGCCGACCGCCGGCGCGGCATGCAGCGCGCGGGCGCGGTCGAGAGTCGGCTTAGTGACGTAGTATTGCACAATGCCGATCAGGTTCGAGACGATCCAATACACCCCCAAACCCACCGGGGTGCTGAGCATGAAGAA is part of the Candidatus Roseilinea sp. genome and harbors:
- a CDS encoding single-stranded DNA-binding protein; its protein translation is MPAIEVSAPDVESAIAQGLQQLNLIRAEVKIEVLDEGNRGVLGIGAKPARVRLTPFAELEMQQTAAPAAVTPPVADAAPPSPAAEGLPPAAPQAVESSAVAPPPPEAAVAPKIEGEELALTLVRDILRRMGMKHYDVKAHSVVPANSDEEPSIWIDVTLGNTHDEEMLLSHQREGLNALQTVVQTMWSHRTRSSLRVNVDVNGYRRRRERQLINMARRLADKVVASGKPITLEPMPANERRIVHMALRDRPGVFTESFGEGSSRKVQIKPKR